From one Pseudomonas sp. S35 genomic stretch:
- the uvrA gene encoding excinuclease ABC subunit UvrA — MTSQRNIPAITAQRPGFVRVRGAREHNLQNVDVDIPRDALVVFTGVSGSGKSSLAFSTVYAEAQRRYFESVAPYARRLIDQVGVPDVDSIEGLPPAVALQQQRGTPSARSSVGSVTTLSSLIRMLYSRAGSYPAGQAMLYAEDFSPNLPQGACPQCHGLGRVYEVTEALMVPDPSLTIRQRAVASWPLAWQGQNLRDILVTLGYDVDIPWRDLPKKQRDWILFTEETPTVPVYAGFTPEQTREALKRKLEPSYQGTFSGARRYILHTFSHTQSALMKKRVAQFMQGSACPLCDGKRLTQAALSVKFAGVDIGELSQLSLTQLAALLRPVAAGQDRMKLSVEKRLAAQRIAQDLLERVSTLTELGLGYLSLERSTPTLSSGELQRLRLATQLGSQLFGVIYVLDEPSAGLHPADGEALFTALERLKAAGNSLFVVEHDLQTMRRADWLIDVGPAAGEHGGQVLYSGPPAGLADVQASQTREYLFAEQRPSNPPRREPSGWLKLEGVTRNNLNDLNVDFPLGCFTAVTGISGSGKSSLVSQALLELVGSGLGRVVENDEEPNLEDDAPYTSGGRISAGLEHIRRLVQVDQKPIGRTPRSNLATYTGLFDNVRKLFAATPAAQKRQYDAGQFSFNVAKGRCTNCEGEGFVSVELLFMPSVYAPCPTCHGARYNPETLAIQWQGLSIAQVLGLTVEQAVEVFAEQPAVLRSLQVLRDIGLGYLRLGQPATELSGGEAQRIKLATELQRNARGATLYVLDEPTTGLHPKDVDRLLSQLNHLVDAGHTVVVVVEHEMRVVAQSDWVIDIGPGAGDLGGQVVASGTPQKVAKSKKSRTAPFLARELI, encoded by the coding sequence ATGACTTCACAGCGCAACATCCCTGCGATCACTGCCCAGCGCCCAGGTTTTGTCCGGGTGCGCGGCGCCCGCGAGCACAACTTGCAAAACGTCGACGTGGATATCCCTCGGGATGCCCTGGTGGTGTTTACCGGTGTGTCGGGTTCGGGCAAGTCGTCACTGGCGTTTTCCACGGTGTATGCCGAGGCCCAGCGGCGTTATTTCGAGTCGGTGGCACCGTATGCGCGCCGCTTGATCGATCAGGTGGGTGTGCCGGATGTGGACAGCATCGAAGGCCTGCCGCCCGCCGTGGCCCTGCAACAGCAGCGCGGCACGCCGAGTGCGCGGTCGTCGGTGGGCAGCGTCACCACCTTGTCGAGCCTGATTCGCATGCTTTACTCACGCGCCGGTAGCTACCCGGCGGGGCAGGCAATGTTGTATGCCGAGGACTTTTCACCGAACCTGCCCCAGGGCGCGTGCCCCCAGTGTCATGGCCTGGGGCGCGTGTATGAAGTGACCGAGGCGCTGATGGTGCCCGACCCCTCGCTGACCATTCGCCAGCGCGCAGTGGCGTCTTGGCCGTTGGCGTGGCAAGGCCAGAACCTGCGCGACATCCTCGTGACCCTGGGCTATGACGTGGACATCCCGTGGCGCGATCTGCCCAAAAAGCAGCGCGACTGGATCCTCTTTACCGAAGAAACCCCCACCGTCCCGGTGTATGCCGGTTTCACCCCTGAACAAACCCGCGAAGCGTTGAAACGCAAGCTGGAGCCGAGTTACCAGGGCACCTTCAGCGGCGCGCGGCGCTATATCTTGCACACCTTCAGCCACACCCAAAGTGCTCTGATGAAAAAGCGCGTCGCGCAGTTCATGCAGGGCAGTGCCTGCCCGTTGTGCGACGGTAAACGACTGACCCAGGCGGCGTTGTCGGTGAAGTTTGCCGGGGTCGACATCGGCGAGTTGTCCCAGCTGTCGTTGACACAATTGGCCGCGCTGCTGCGGCCGGTGGCAGCGGGTCAGGACAGGATGAAACTGTCCGTGGAAAAACGCCTGGCGGCGCAGCGCATCGCCCAGGATTTGTTGGAGCGAGTCAGTACCTTGACCGAGCTGGGGTTGGGTTATCTGTCCCTGGAACGCAGCACGCCGACCTTGTCCTCCGGGGAGTTGCAACGTTTGCGCCTGGCCACCCAATTGGGTTCGCAACTGTTTGGGGTGATCTATGTGCTGGATGAGCCGTCGGCGGGTTTGCACCCGGCGGATGGCGAGGCGCTGTTCACCGCGCTGGAGCGCTTGAAGGCAGCGGGCAATTCGTTATTTGTGGTGGAACATGACCTGCAAACCATGCGCCGCGCCGATTGGTTGATCGATGTAGGCCCGGCCGCCGGTGAGCATGGTGGGCAAGTGCTGTACAGCGGGCCGCCTGCAGGGTTGGCTGACGTACAGGCGTCGCAGACCCGCGAGTATTTGTTTGCCGAGCAGCGCCCCTCGAACCCGCCGCGCCGCGAGCCCAGCGGCTGGTTGAAGCTGGAAGGCGTAACACGCAATAACCTCAACGATCTGAACGTGGATTTCCCCTTGGGGTGCTTCACCGCCGTGACCGGTATTTCCGGCTCGGGCAAGTCCAGCCTGGTCAGCCAGGCACTGTTGGAATTGGTGGGCAGCGGCCTCGGGCGCGTGGTGGAAAACGACGAAGAACCAAACCTGGAAGATGACGCGCCGTACACCAGCGGTGGGCGCATCAGCGCGGGGCTGGAGCACATCCGCCGGCTGGTGCAGGTGGACCAGAAACCCATCGGCCGCACCCCGCGCTCCAACCTGGCAACCTATACCGGGCTATTTGACAACGTACGCAAACTGTTCGCCGCCACGCCCGCGGCGCAGAAGCGCCAGTACGATGCGGGCCAGTTCTCCTTCAACGTCGCCAAAGGCCGTTGCACGAACTGCGAGGGCGAGGGCTTTGTCAGCGTCGAGTTGCTGTTTATGCCGAGCGTGTATGCACCATGTCCGACCTGTCATGGCGCACGTTACAACCCCGAAACGCTGGCCATCCAATGGCAGGGCTTGAGCATCGCGCAGGTACTGGGGTTGACCGTCGAACAGGCCGTCGAGGTCTTTGCCGAGCAGCCAGCAGTGTTGCGCTCGTTGCAGGTGCTGCGGGATATCGGACTGGGTTACTTGCGGCTGGGCCAGCCGGCGACTGAACTGTCCGGTGGTGAGGCGCAGCGCATCAAGTTGGCCACCGAGCTGCAACGCAACGCTCGTGGCGCAACCTTGTATGTGCTGGATGAACCGACCACAGGCTTGCACCCAAAGGACGTGGATCGCCTGCTCAGCCAGCTCAATCACTTGGTGGATGCGGGGCACACGGTGGTGGTGGTGGTCGAGCATGAAATGCGCGTGGTAGCCCAGAGTGACTGGGTGATCGATATCGGGCCTGGGGCAGGGGATTTGGGCGGGCAGGTGGTGGCCAGTGGTACGCCGCAGAAAGTTGCCAAGAGCAAGAAAAGCCGGACCGCGCCATTCCTCGCCCGAGAGCTGATTTAA
- a CDS encoding VOC family protein has product MPSTAHVSPDEIRKGFSKAMSDMYRDEVPLYGALMELVADTNKRVLDNEPGLAQQLQRTGEIQRLDMERHGAIRLGTAAELATISRLFAVMGMQPVGYYDLTPAGVPVHSTAFRAVHEQALQTSPFRVFTSLLRLELIENLELRAFAETALAKRSIFTPGALALIEQAQTNGGLNAEDAAEFIRQALETFRWHHTATVTGAQYQQLSDQHRLIADVVAFKGPHINHLTPRTLDIDQVQASMPGKGITPKAVIEGPPRRQCPILLRQTSFKALDEAIAFTDARGSHSARFGEIEQRGVALTPKGRALYDQLLNAARDELGAFPNEGNAARYTQLMEQHFQAFPDHHGQMREQGLAYFRYFTTQTGLAARGRADQPRTLEALIAAGHVDVEPLVYEDFLPVSAAGIFQSNLGDAAQSHYAANSNQAEFEKALGRTTIDELKLYGETQQRSMDACTAALLA; this is encoded by the coding sequence ATGCCCAGTACCGCACATGTGAGTCCAGACGAGATCCGCAAGGGTTTTTCCAAGGCCATGTCCGATATGTACCGCGATGAAGTTCCGCTGTACGGCGCGCTGATGGAACTGGTGGCCGACACCAACAAGCGCGTGCTCGACAACGAGCCGGGTTTGGCGCAACAGCTGCAACGCACCGGCGAAATCCAGCGCCTGGACATGGAGCGTCACGGCGCCATCCGTCTCGGCACGGCAGCGGAACTGGCCACCATCAGCCGTCTGTTTGCGGTGATGGGCATGCAGCCGGTGGGCTACTACGACCTCACCCCAGCGGGCGTGCCGGTGCATTCCACCGCGTTTCGCGCCGTGCATGAACAGGCGTTGCAGACCAGCCCCTTTCGGGTGTTCACCTCGCTGCTGCGCCTGGAATTGATCGAGAACCTCGAACTGCGCGCCTTCGCCGAAACCGCCTTGGCCAAACGTTCGATCTTCACCCCCGGCGCCCTGGCGCTGATCGAACAAGCGCAAACAAACGGTGGCCTCAACGCCGAGGATGCCGCTGAATTTATCCGTCAGGCCCTGGAAACCTTCCGCTGGCACCACACCGCCACCGTCACTGGCGCGCAGTACCAGCAACTCAGTGACCAGCACCGCCTGATCGCCGACGTGGTGGCCTTCAAAGGCCCACACATCAACCACCTGACCCCACGCACCCTGGACATCGACCAAGTGCAAGCCTCCATGCCAGGCAAAGGCATCACCCCCAAGGCTGTGATCGAAGGCCCACCGCGCCGCCAGTGCCCGATCCTGCTGCGCCAAACCAGCTTCAAGGCCCTTGACGAAGCCATCGCCTTCACCGACGCCCGAGGCAGCCACAGCGCCCGCTTTGGCGAGATCGAACAACGTGGCGTCGCGCTCACGCCCAAAGGCCGCGCACTGTACGACCAACTGCTGAATGCCGCCCGCGACGAGCTGGGCGCGTTCCCCAACGAGGGTAATGCCGCGCGCTATACGCAATTAATGGAACAGCACTTCCAGGCCTTCCCCGACCACCACGGGCAGATGCGTGAGCAAGGCCTGGCGTACTTTCGCTACTTCACTACGCAAACAGGCCTGGCGGCACGTGGCCGCGCCGATCAGCCACGCACATTGGAAGCGCTGATCGCCGCTGGCCACGTGGACGTGGAGCCGTTGGTGTATGAGGATTTTCTACCGGTGAGTGCGGCGGGGATTTTCCAGTCGAACCTGGGCGATGCGGCGCAGAGTCACTACGCAGCCAATTCAAACCAGGCGGAGTTCGAGAAGGCCCTGGGACGCACGACCATTGACGAATTGAAGCTATATGGCGAGACGCAGCAGCGATCGATGGATGCGTGCACTGCGGCACTGCTGGCCTGA
- a CDS encoding ATP-binding protein, with the protein MQFLSNPHGCDGWAGEMAQRIRAFDWSTTDLGPIDQWSTSLACTVQMLLASPVPMVMLWGRAGYMIYNDSYSVFAGGRHPYLLGTPVELGWPEVADFNRHVVDTCLAGGTLSFNNKDLVLLRNGRPETVWLDLYYSPVAGDNQQPAGVLAIVVETTELVKSEQVRQELTHNLEQRVAAEVQARSAAEDQLRQSQKLEAIGGLTGGVAHDFNNLLQVIAGNLHLLARHEPDNPQVQRRVSAAIAAVERGAKLSAQLLAFARRQPLSPAVYNPQRIYAGLGELLQRALGETIHIDVQLPQDSWHINVDRNQLENALLNLAINARDAMKGEGVICISGENIILNPGDCIGKSISPGEYVRLAVTDTGVGMPPAIQAKVFEPFFTTKRDGHGTGLGLSMVFGFVRQSGGHVDVSSKEGQGTVVQLYFPRSLGEECLEASPEPVASLGGQETILVVEDNEGVRLTVVDVLEQSGYTVITAEDGDQAMLKLNAGLQPELIFTDVVMPGRFKSTDLAAWARAQTPPVPVLFTSGHTRDILSSNHLLSPDIHLLSKPYSPEALTLRVRSVLTAR; encoded by the coding sequence ATGCAATTTCTATCCAACCCCCATGGCTGTGACGGTTGGGCCGGTGAAATGGCCCAGCGTATTCGCGCATTCGATTGGTCGACCACTGACCTCGGTCCCATTGATCAGTGGTCCACCAGCCTGGCCTGTACCGTGCAGATGCTGCTGGCATCACCGGTGCCGATGGTGATGCTGTGGGGGCGTGCCGGCTACATGATCTACAACGACAGTTACTCGGTGTTTGCCGGTGGCCGCCATCCTTACCTATTGGGCACGCCTGTGGAGCTGGGCTGGCCGGAAGTGGCAGATTTCAACCGGCATGTGGTGGACACCTGCCTGGCCGGCGGCACCTTGTCGTTCAACAACAAAGACCTGGTGTTGCTGCGCAACGGCCGGCCGGAAACCGTGTGGCTGGACCTCTATTACAGCCCCGTCGCTGGCGACAACCAGCAACCGGCCGGGGTGCTGGCGATTGTGGTGGAGACCACCGAACTGGTGAAGTCCGAGCAGGTGCGCCAGGAACTGACGCACAATCTCGAACAGCGCGTAGCTGCCGAAGTACAGGCGCGCTCAGCCGCCGAAGACCAGTTGCGCCAGTCGCAGAAGCTGGAAGCCATCGGCGGCCTGACCGGTGGCGTGGCCCACGACTTCAATAACCTGCTGCAAGTGATCGCCGGCAACCTGCATTTGCTGGCTCGTCATGAGCCGGACAACCCCCAGGTGCAGCGCCGTGTCAGCGCGGCCATTGCGGCGGTGGAGCGAGGGGCCAAGCTGTCGGCGCAACTGCTGGCCTTTGCCCGGCGTCAGCCGTTGTCGCCGGCGGTGTACAACCCGCAACGCATCTATGCCGGCCTTGGCGAGCTGCTGCAGCGTGCGCTGGGTGAAACCATTCATATCGACGTGCAGTTGCCCCAGGATTCCTGGCACATCAACGTCGACCGCAACCAATTGGAAAATGCCCTGCTCAACCTGGCGATCAATGCCCGCGATGCCATGAAAGGCGAAGGGGTGATCTGCATCAGCGGTGAAAACATCATCCTCAACCCCGGCGATTGCATCGGCAAAAGCATCAGCCCCGGCGAATATGTGCGCCTGGCGGTGACCGATACCGGCGTGGGCATGCCGCCGGCGATCCAGGCCAAGGTGTTCGAACCGTTCTTTACCACCAAGCGCGACGGCCACGGCACCGGCCTGGGCTTGAGCATGGTGTTCGGTTTTGTGCGTCAAAGCGGCGGGCATGTCGACGTCAGCAGCAAAGAGGGCCAGGGCACTGTGGTGCAGTTGTACTTCCCGCGCAGCCTGGGCGAGGAATGCCTTGAGGCGTCCCCCGAGCCCGTCGCCTCCTTGGGCGGCCAGGAAACCATCCTGGTGGTCGAAGACAATGAAGGCGTGCGCCTGACCGTGGTGGATGTGCTCGAACAGTCAGGCTATACGGTAATCACCGCCGAAGATGGCGACCAGGCCATGTTGAAACTCAACGCCGGCCTGCAACCCGAGCTGATTTTTACCGACGTGGTCATGCCCGGCCGGTTTAAAAGCACTGACCTGGCGGCCTGGGCTCGCGCACAAACCCCTCCGGTGCCGGTGCTGTTCACCTCCGGCCACACCCGCGACATCCTCTCCAGCAACCACCTGCTGAGCCCCGACATTCATCTGCTGAGCAAGCCCTACAGCCCCGAAGCCCTGACGCTACGGGTGCGCAGTGTGCTCACCGCACGATAA
- a CDS encoding error-prone DNA polymerase, with translation MAARLVCMNYAELHCLSNFSFQRGASSALELFERAKRQGYSALAITDECTLSGIVRAWQAAKAVELALIIGSEVRIENGPKLVLLVQDLSGYQHLCRLITLARRRAEKGHYRLLHEDFDQPLSGLLALWVADDSDTQASIQWLHRTFAERLWLAVQLHCGQDDGRHLQQRLQLAASLNIPAVACGDVHMHARGRRALQDTMTAIRHHVPVAEAGTRLHPNGERHLRSLDALSALYPQALLDETLSIARRCTFDLGQLRYHYPRELVPEGHDAGSWLRAVTEEGIAQRWPEGIDAQTLRQINHELALISKLGYESYFLTVHDIVRFARSRSILCQGRGSAANSAVCFALGITEINPSLTNMLFERFLSEERNEPPDIDVDFEHERREEVLQYVFQRYGRTRAALTAVVSSYHAAGAVRDVAKALGLPPDQINALADCCGRWSDDAPPLERLREGGFDPDSPLLRRVLTLTQQLIGFPRHLSQHPGGFVISEYPLDTLVPVENAAMAERTIIQWDKDDLDAVGLLKVDILALGMLSAIRRCFDLLRRHRNLDLALATIPKEDPATYAMISKADTIGVFQIESRAQMSMLPRLKPQTFYDLVIEVAIVRPGPIQGGMVHPYLRRRNKEEEETYPSQQLKAVLKRTLGIPLFQEQVMQIAMVAADYSPGEADQLRRSMAAWKRHGGLEPHQERLRTGMLKNGYTEAFAAQIFEQIKGFGSYGFPESHAASFALLTYASCWLKCHEPAAFACALINSWPMGFYSPDQILQDARRHRLQIRPVDVRASDWDCSLEPIDGQQPAIRMGLRMIAGFREEDGRRIEAARQRRQFSDIADLDERAGLDARAQALLADAGALRTLAGNRHQARWDVAGVHKQLGLFAGLPSPDEAVVALPKPTVGEDLQADYATIGTTLGPHPLALLRDELRKRRCRSSRELMAVEHGRNVSVAGLVTGRQRPGTASGVTFVTLEDEFGNLNVVVWRDLAERQRQALVGSRLLKVDGRWEAVGEVRHLIAGRLTDLSPLLDGMQVRSRDFH, from the coding sequence GTGGCTGCAAGGCTGGTTTGCATGAACTACGCCGAGCTGCATTGCCTGTCCAATTTCAGTTTCCAGCGCGGCGCGTCCAGTGCGCTGGAGTTGTTCGAACGGGCCAAGCGCCAGGGCTACAGCGCGCTGGCGATCACCGATGAATGCACCTTGTCCGGGATCGTGCGTGCCTGGCAGGCGGCGAAGGCGGTGGAACTGGCGCTGATTATCGGCAGCGAAGTGCGCATCGAAAACGGCCCGAAACTGGTGCTGCTGGTGCAAGACCTCAGCGGTTACCAGCACCTGTGTCGGCTGATTACCCTGGCCCGACGGCGTGCCGAAAAAGGCCATTACCGCCTGCTGCACGAAGACTTCGATCAGCCTCTCAGTGGTCTGCTGGCGCTATGGGTCGCCGACGACAGTGACACCCAGGCCTCGATCCAATGGCTGCATCGCACCTTCGCCGAACGCCTGTGGCTGGCGGTGCAACTGCATTGCGGCCAGGACGATGGGCGTCATCTGCAGCAGCGTCTGCAGTTGGCGGCCAGCCTGAATATCCCGGCAGTGGCCTGCGGCGATGTGCATATGCACGCGCGCGGCCGCCGCGCCCTGCAAGACACCATGACTGCCATCCGCCATCACGTACCGGTGGCCGAAGCCGGTACGCGCCTGCATCCCAACGGCGAGCGGCACCTGCGCAGCCTTGATGCCTTGAGTGCGCTGTACCCCCAAGCCTTGCTTGACGAAACCCTGAGCATTGCGCGCCGCTGCACCTTCGATCTCGGCCAATTGCGTTATCACTACCCACGCGAGCTGGTGCCTGAGGGGCATGACGCCGGTTCCTGGCTGCGCGCCGTCACCGAAGAAGGCATTGCCCAGCGTTGGCCCGAAGGTATCGACGCCCAGACCTTGCGGCAGATCAATCACGAGCTGGCATTGATCAGCAAACTGGGTTACGAAAGCTACTTCCTCACCGTGCATGACATCGTGCGTTTCGCCCGCAGCCGTTCGATCCTGTGCCAGGGCCGTGGTTCGGCGGCCAACTCGGCGGTGTGTTTTGCCTTGGGCATCACCGAGATCAACCCGAGCCTGACGAATATGCTGTTCGAGCGCTTCCTGTCAGAGGAGCGCAACGAGCCGCCGGATATCGACGTGGACTTCGAGCACGAACGCCGCGAAGAAGTGCTGCAATACGTGTTCCAGCGCTACGGTCGCACCCGTGCGGCGCTGACGGCGGTGGTCAGCAGTTACCACGCGGCTGGCGCAGTCCGTGACGTGGCCAAGGCCCTCGGGTTGCCGCCGGACCAGATCAACGCCCTGGCCGACTGCTGTGGGCGCTGGAGTGATGATGCGCCGCCGCTGGAACGTCTGCGCGAAGGCGGCTTCGACCCGGACAGCCCACTCCTGCGCCGTGTGCTCACGCTCACCCAGCAACTGATCGGCTTTCCCCGGCACCTGTCCCAGCACCCCGGCGGTTTCGTGATTTCAGAATACCCGCTGGACACCCTGGTGCCGGTGGAAAACGCGGCGATGGCCGAGCGCACCATCATCCAGTGGGACAAGGATGATCTGGATGCCGTGGGCCTGCTCAAGGTCGATATCCTCGCCTTGGGCATGCTCAGCGCGATTCGTCGCTGCTTTGACCTGCTGCGTCGCCATCGCAACCTTGACCTGGCCCTGGCGACGATCCCGAAGGAAGACCCGGCCACCTACGCGATGATCAGCAAGGCCGACACCATCGGCGTGTTCCAGATCGAGTCGCGGGCGCAGATGTCGATGTTGCCCCGGCTCAAGCCACAGACTTTTTATGACCTGGTGATTGAGGTGGCGATCGTGCGCCCCGGGCCGATCCAGGGCGGCATGGTGCATCCGTATCTACGGCGTCGGAACAAAGAGGAAGAGGAAACCTACCCCTCGCAACAGTTGAAAGCCGTACTGAAGCGCACCTTGGGCATCCCGCTGTTCCAGGAACAAGTGATGCAGATCGCTATGGTCGCTGCCGACTACAGCCCTGGCGAGGCCGACCAGTTGCGCCGTTCCATGGCCGCCTGGAAACGTCACGGCGGCCTGGAGCCCCATCAGGAACGCCTGCGCACCGGCATGCTCAAGAATGGCTACACCGAGGCCTTTGCCGCGCAGATTTTCGAGCAGATCAAGGGCTTTGGCAGCTATGGCTTCCCGGAGTCCCATGCGGCCAGCTTTGCCTTGCTGACCTACGCCAGTTGCTGGCTTAAATGCCACGAACCGGCGGCGTTCGCCTGTGCGTTGATCAACAGCTGGCCTATGGGTTTCTACAGCCCGGACCAGATCCTGCAGGACGCGCGGCGCCATCGTTTGCAGATACGCCCGGTGGATGTGCGGGCCAGCGACTGGGATTGCAGCCTGGAGCCTATCGATGGCCAGCAACCGGCGATCCGCATGGGCCTGCGCATGATTGCCGGGTTTCGTGAAGAGGATGGACGGCGCATTGAAGCTGCGCGCCAACGCCGGCAATTCAGCGATATTGCCGACCTGGACGAACGTGCGGGGCTGGATGCCCGCGCCCAGGCCTTGTTGGCCGATGCAGGCGCCTTGCGCACCCTGGCCGGTAACCGGCACCAGGCGCGCTGGGACGTGGCCGGGGTGCACAAACAACTGGGGCTGTTTGCCGGCTTGCCCAGCCCCGACGAAGCCGTGGTGGCGTTGCCCAAACCCACGGTCGGCGAGGACCTGCAGGCCGATTACGCCACAATCGGCACCACCCTTGGCCCGCATCCGCTGGCGTTGTTGCGCGATGAGTTGCGCAAGCGGCGCTGTCGCAGTTCCCGCGAGCTGATGGCGGTGGAGCATGGGCGCAATGTGAGTGTCGCGGGGTTGGTCACGGGGCGCCAGCGTCCGGGCACGGCCAGCGGCGTGACCTTTGTCACCCTGGAAGACGAATTCGGCAACCTCAATGTGGTGGTCTGGCGCGACTTGGCCGAACGTCAGCGCCAGGCGTTGGTGGGCTCGCGCCTGCTCAAGGTGGACGGGCGCTGGGAGGCGGTGGGCGAAGTACGGCACCTGATCGCGGGGCGGCTCACCGACCTCTCGCCGTTGCTGGATGGCATGCAGGTGCGCAGCCGGGATTTTCACTGA
- a CDS encoding DUF465 domain-containing protein: MPVKHDLYQDLGLSKEVVHERRASDKRLDSLLTQYDAADGEVLQAESRKADDMEVEVLKKKRLLLKDEIAGRLDA; the protein is encoded by the coding sequence ATGCCAGTGAAACACGACCTGTATCAGGATTTGGGGTTGAGCAAGGAAGTCGTTCACGAACGCAGGGCGAGCGATAAACGCTTGGACTCGCTGCTCACGCAATACGACGCTGCCGACGGGGAGGTGCTACAGGCGGAATCACGCAAGGCCGACGACATGGAGGTGGAGGTGTTGAAGAAGAAACGCCTGTTGCTAAAAGACGAAATCGCGGGGCGATTGGACGCCTGA
- the tkt gene encoding transketolase — protein MTIAATTVDTLCINTLRTLAMDAVQKANSGHPGTPMGLAPVGYTLWSRFLRYHPEHPDWPNRDRFVLSVGHASMLLYSLLHLAGVVEIDAHGQRTGQPAISLDDIKQFRQADSKTPGHPEYRMTTGVETTTGPLGQGCANSVGMAMAERWLAERFNRDDQVVFDYDVYTLCGDGDMMEGISSEAASMAGHLKLDNLCWIYDNNTISIEGHTELAFSEDLIKRFQAYGWHTLHVTDANDLQALSAALETFQATTGAPTLIVVDSVIGYGSPHKHNTAAAHGEPLGDEEIRLTKAAYGWPQDSSFLVPDEARTPLRDALHARAEPLLQQWNQTVSRLDPQLADELRRMRAGEMPEHWQAELPSFAADAKGVASRAAGGEVLNAFAQQIPWLLGGSADLSPSTKTNLTFDGAGRFSADDYSGRNLHFGIREHAMGAIANGMALSYLRPYTSTFLVFSDYMKPPIRLAAIMELPVVFVFTHDSIGVGEDGPTHQPIEHLTQLRATPGLLTLRPGDANETLELWKVALAQTSRPSCVVLSRQPLPTLDRTRYATASGAARGAYVLAGADEPKVILIGTGSEVSLTVAAYEKLKGEGIAVQVVSMPSWELFEEQDQAYRDSVLPPAVKARVVVEQAGPLGWDRYVGQTGAKVVMNSFGASAPLAKLQEKFGFTVENVVKQAKQQIQLTGH, from the coding sequence ATGACTATTGCTGCCACCACTGTCGACACCCTATGCATCAACACCCTGCGCACCCTGGCGATGGATGCCGTGCAGAAGGCCAATTCCGGCCACCCAGGCACGCCCATGGGCCTGGCGCCAGTGGGGTACACGCTGTGGAGCCGGTTTTTGCGCTATCACCCCGAGCACCCCGACTGGCCCAACCGTGACCGGTTTGTGTTGTCGGTGGGGCATGCGTCGATGCTGTTGTACTCGCTGCTGCACTTGGCCGGGGTGGTGGAGATTGATGCCCACGGCCAGCGCACCGGGCAGCCGGCAATCAGCCTGGATGATATCAAGCAGTTCCGCCAGGCCGACTCCAAGACCCCAGGGCACCCGGAATACCGCATGACCACAGGTGTAGAAACCACCACCGGGCCCCTCGGCCAGGGCTGCGCCAACAGCGTGGGCATGGCGATGGCCGAGCGTTGGCTGGCTGAGCGTTTCAACCGCGACGACCAGGTGGTGTTCGACTATGACGTCTACACCCTGTGCGGCGACGGCGACATGATGGAAGGCATCAGCAGCGAAGCGGCGTCGATGGCCGGGCATTTGAAACTGGATAACCTGTGCTGGATCTACGACAACAACACCATCAGCATCGAAGGCCACACTGAGCTGGCGTTCAGCGAGGACTTGATCAAGCGGTTCCAGGCCTATGGCTGGCACACCTTGCACGTCACCGATGCCAATGACTTGCAGGCCCTGAGCGCGGCCCTGGAAACCTTCCAGGCGACTACCGGCGCGCCGACCCTGATCGTGGTCGACAGCGTGATCGGCTACGGCTCGCCCCACAAGCACAACACCGCCGCCGCCCATGGCGAGCCATTGGGTGACGAGGAAATCCGCCTGACCAAGGCCGCGTATGGCTGGCCGCAGGATTCTAGCTTCCTGGTGCCCGATGAAGCGCGCACGCCGTTACGCGATGCACTACACGCACGCGCCGAACCGTTGCTCCAACAATGGAACCAGACCGTGTCTCGCCTCGATCCACAACTGGCCGATGAACTGCGGCGGATGCGCGCCGGGGAGATGCCCGAGCACTGGCAGGCTGAGCTGCCGAGCTTTGCCGCCGATGCCAAGGGCGTCGCCAGCCGCGCGGCGGGTGGCGAGGTGCTGAATGCCTTCGCCCAGCAGATCCCCTGGCTGCTTGGCGGCTCGGCGGACTTGTCGCCGTCGACCAAGACCAACCTCACCTTCGACGGCGCGGGGCGCTTCAGTGCCGACGACTACAGTGGGCGCAACCTGCATTTCGGTATTCGCGAACACGCCATGGGCGCCATCGCCAATGGCATGGCGCTGTCATACCTGCGGCCGTACACCTCGACCTTCCTGGTGTTCAGCGACTATATGAAACCGCCGATCCGCCTGGCAGCGATCATGGAGTTGCCGGTGGTGTTCGTGTTTACCCACGACTCCATCGGCGTGGGCGAAGATGGGCCGACGCACCAGCCTATCGAGCACCTGACGCAATTGCGCGCCACGCCGGGGCTGCTGACCCTGCGGCCGGGCGATGCCAATGAAACCCTGGAACTGTGGAAAGTTGCCCTGGCGCAAACTTCCCGACCAAGCTGTGTGGTGCTGTCACGCCAGCCGCTGCCGACCTTGGACCGCACGCGTTATGCGACGGCATCCGGGGCGGCCAGGGGGGCTTATGTGTTGGCAGGGGCGGATGAGCCCAAGGTGATCCTGATCGGCACCGGCAGCGAAGTCAGCCTGACGGTGGCGGCCTATGAAAAGCTCAAGGGTGAAGGCATTGCCGTACAGGTCGTGTCGATGCCAAGTTGGGAATTGTTCGAAGAACAGGACCAGGCCTATCGCGACAGTGTGTTGCCGCCTGCGGTGAAAGCGCGGGTAGTGGTGGAACAGGCGGGCCCGTTAGGGTGGGACCGTTATGTGGGGCAGACTGGCGCCAAAGTGGTGATGAACAGCTTCGGGGCTTCCGCGCCGCTGGCCAAATTGCAGGAGAAGTTTGGGTTTACTGTGGAGAATGTTGTGAAACAGGCCAAGCAACAAATCCAACTGACTGGACACTGA